The Meriones unguiculatus strain TT.TT164.6M chromosome 6, Bangor_MerUng_6.1, whole genome shotgun sequence genome has a window encoding:
- the Stmn2 gene encoding stathmin-2 isoform X2 yields the protein MAKTAMAYKEKMKELSMLSLICSCFYPEPRNINIYTYDDMEVKQINKRASGQAFELILKPPSPISEAPRTLASPKKKDLSLEEIQKKLEAAEERRKSQEAQVLKQLAEKREHEREVLQKALEENNNFSKMAEEKLILKMEQIKENREANLAAIIERLQEKERHAAEVRRNKELQVELSG from the exons CCTAcaaggagaaaatgaaggagcTGTCCATGCTGTCACTGATCTGCTCCTGCTTCTACCCAGAGCCCCGCAACATCAACATCTACACTTATGACG ACATGGAGGTGAAGCAGATCAACAAGCGTGCCTCCGGCCAGGCTTTTGAGCTCATCTTAAAGCCACCATCTCCCATCTCAGAAGCTCCACGAACTTTAGCTTCTCCAAAGAAGAAAGACCTGTCTCTGGAGGAGATCCAGAAAAAGCTGGAGGCTGCAGAGGAACGAAGAAAG TCTCAGGAGGCTCAGGTGCTGAAACAACTGGCCGAGAAGAGGGAGCACGAGCGAGAAGTCCTCCAGAAGGCTTTGGAGGAGAACAACAACTTCAGCAAGATGGCGGAGGAGAAGCTGATCCTGAAAATGGAACAAATTAAGGAAAACCGCGAGGCTAATCTAGCTGCTATCATTGAACGTCTGCAGGAAAAG GAGAGGCACGCCGCAGAGGTACGCAGGAACAAGGAGCTGCAGGTCGAACTCTCTGGCTGA
- the Stmn2 gene encoding stathmin-2 isoform X1, which translates to MISFKKTEAAYKEKMKELSMLSLICSCFYPEPRNINIYTYDDMEVKQINKRASGQAFELILKPPSPISEAPRTLASPKKKDLSLEEIQKKLEAAEERRKSQEAQVLKQLAEKREHEREVLQKALEENNNFSKMAEEKLILKMEQIKENREANLAAIIERLQEKERHAAEVRRNKELQVELSG; encoded by the exons CCTAcaaggagaaaatgaaggagcTGTCCATGCTGTCACTGATCTGCTCCTGCTTCTACCCAGAGCCCCGCAACATCAACATCTACACTTATGACG ACATGGAGGTGAAGCAGATCAACAAGCGTGCCTCCGGCCAGGCTTTTGAGCTCATCTTAAAGCCACCATCTCCCATCTCAGAAGCTCCACGAACTTTAGCTTCTCCAAAGAAGAAAGACCTGTCTCTGGAGGAGATCCAGAAAAAGCTGGAGGCTGCAGAGGAACGAAGAAAG TCTCAGGAGGCTCAGGTGCTGAAACAACTGGCCGAGAAGAGGGAGCACGAGCGAGAAGTCCTCCAGAAGGCTTTGGAGGAGAACAACAACTTCAGCAAGATGGCGGAGGAGAAGCTGATCCTGAAAATGGAACAAATTAAGGAAAACCGCGAGGCTAATCTAGCTGCTATCATTGAACGTCTGCAGGAAAAG GAGAGGCACGCCGCAGAGGTACGCAGGAACAAGGAGCTGCAGGTCGAACTCTCTGGCTGA